One Corvus moneduloides isolate bCorMon1 chromosome Z, bCorMon1.pri, whole genome shotgun sequence genomic window carries:
- the CA9 gene encoding carbonic anhydrase 9 isoform X1, giving the protein MRSSTLEPLPGTLFLRVISRCAYRITRAVSLYVFGSALQSLPRQWVLRGHSHWSYEDLKHWSTDYSDCGGTKQSPINVDTAQATFSPDLRPIQLSGYSLPANKQLKLKNNGHTVVLELPESLALTGGYAQQYRAVQLHLHWGSPLGPGSEHTINGRRFPAEIHVVHYNTKYDSFTEAMVHPDGLAVLGAFLEVGHGENQYYHEILKHLFEIQEVGQETLVPGFNIAGLLPANLKLYFHYNGSLTTPPCYQTVKWTIFNQTMLLSHNQMSMLVSSLRTDDDKLLQSNYRPVQNLHGRRVLASFQTTPLVKHAPGSDDSATAGWTRQPNPRSSTRQPALRTPHKLHTSVAVPAPQAQPATPPPLTPIPGQGRPVLQHPLAAQAAHMHCLSRGSIWSQ; this is encoded by the exons ATGCGGAGCAGCACGCTG GAACCCCTGCCAGGAACCCTCTTCTTGCGCGTTATCTCCCGGTGTGCGTATCGCATCACCAGGGCTGTTTCCCTCTACGTTTTCGGGAGCGCTTTGCAGTCCCTGCCGAGGCAGTGGGTGCTCAGAG gcCACAGCCACTGGAGCTATGAAG ACCTAAAGCACTGGAGTACGGACTACTCGGACTGCGGGGGCACCAAGCAGTCGCCCATCAATGTTGACACAGCTCAGGCCACCTTCAGCCCTGACCTGCGGCCAATCCAGCTCTCTGGCTACAGCCTGCCTGCCAACAAGCAGCTCAAGCTCAAGAACAATGGGCACACAG TTGTCCTTGAGCTGCCTGAGTCCCTGGCCCTCACTGGTGGCTATGCCCAGCAGTACcgagctgtgcagctgcaccTGCACTGGGGCTCCCCACTGGGACCTGGCTCAGAGCACACCATCAATGGGCGACGCTTTCCTGCTGAG ATCCATGTGGTCCACTACAACACCAAGTACGACAGCTTTACAGAGGCAATGGTTCACCCAGATGGCCTGGCTGTACTGGGAGCCTTTCTGGAG GTTGGGCACGGGGAGAACCAGTACTACCATGAAATACTAAAGCATCTGTTCGAAATCCAAGAAGTGG GACAGGAAACATTGGTGCCTGGATTCAACATTGCAGGTCTGCTGCCTGCCAACCTGAAACTCTACTTCCACTATAATGGCTCTCTGACCACCCCTCCCTGCTACCAGACAGTCAAATGGACAATCTTCAACCAGACCATGCTGCTTTCTCATAACCAG ATGTCAATGCTGGTTTCAAGCCTGAGAACCGATGATGACAAGCTTTTGCAAAGCAACTACCGGCCAGTGCAGAACCTGCATGGGCGACGGGTGCTGGCGAGTTTCCAGACCACCCCTTTGGTGAAGCATGCTCCTG GTAGCGATGATTCAGCAACAGCAG GCTGGACTCGCCAACCAAATCCAAGGTCATCTACACGGCAGCCAGCACTGAGAACACCGCATAAACTCCACACCTCTGTGGcagtcccagccccacaggctcAGCCTGCCACCCCACCTCCCCTCACTCCCATCCCAGGTCAAGGAAGACCAGTGCTCCAGCATCCCTTGGCTGCACAAGCTGCCCACATGCACTGTTTGTCTAGGGGCAGCATTTGGTCCCAATAG
- the CA9 gene encoding carbonic anhydrase 9 isoform X3, producing the protein MNRAALRVSLLLPLLLLPALGRAGSDSESDQEHGGEEPPHSPGKGHSHWSYEDLKHWSTDYSDCGGTKQSPINVDTAQATFSPDLRPIQLSGYSLPANKQLKLKNNGHTVVLELPESLALTGGYAQQYRAVQLHLHWGSPLGPGSEHTINGRRFPAEIHVVHYNTKYDSFTEAMVHPDGLAVLGAFLEVGHGENQYYHEILKHLFEIQEVGQETLVPGFNIAGLLPANLKLYFHYNGSLTTPPCYQTVKWTIFNQTMLLSHNQMSMLVSSLRTDDDKLLQSNYRPVQNLHGRRVLASFQTTPLVKHAPGSDDSATAEGHSSSFHAGDVLAVLFGVLFAVTALAFLLYIYKHRSQNTRLDSPTKSKVIYTAASTENTA; encoded by the exons ATGAACCGCGCCGCGCTGCGGGTCTCGCTCCTTCtcccgctcctgctcctgcccgcCCTGGGCCGTGCCGGCTCCGACAGCGAGAGCGACCAGGAACACGGCGGCGAGGAGCCCCCGCATTCCCCGGGGAAAG gcCACAGCCACTGGAGCTATGAAG ACCTAAAGCACTGGAGTACGGACTACTCGGACTGCGGGGGCACCAAGCAGTCGCCCATCAATGTTGACACAGCTCAGGCCACCTTCAGCCCTGACCTGCGGCCAATCCAGCTCTCTGGCTACAGCCTGCCTGCCAACAAGCAGCTCAAGCTCAAGAACAATGGGCACACAG TTGTCCTTGAGCTGCCTGAGTCCCTGGCCCTCACTGGTGGCTATGCCCAGCAGTACcgagctgtgcagctgcaccTGCACTGGGGCTCCCCACTGGGACCTGGCTCAGAGCACACCATCAATGGGCGACGCTTTCCTGCTGAG ATCCATGTGGTCCACTACAACACCAAGTACGACAGCTTTACAGAGGCAATGGTTCACCCAGATGGCCTGGCTGTACTGGGAGCCTTTCTGGAG GTTGGGCACGGGGAGAACCAGTACTACCATGAAATACTAAAGCATCTGTTCGAAATCCAAGAAGTGG GACAGGAAACATTGGTGCCTGGATTCAACATTGCAGGTCTGCTGCCTGCCAACCTGAAACTCTACTTCCACTATAATGGCTCTCTGACCACCCCTCCCTGCTACCAGACAGTCAAATGGACAATCTTCAACCAGACCATGCTGCTTTCTCATAACCAG ATGTCAATGCTGGTTTCAAGCCTGAGAACCGATGATGACAAGCTTTTGCAAAGCAACTACCGGCCAGTGCAGAACCTGCATGGGCGACGGGTGCTGGCGAGTTTCCAGACCACCCCTTTGGTGAAGCATGCTCCTG GTAGCGATGATTCAGCAACAGCAG AAGGACACTCCAGCTCATTTCATGCAG GAGACGTGCTAGCCGTGCTCTTTGGGGTGCTCTTTGCTGTCACGGCACTGGCCTTTCTGCTGTACATCTACAAGCACCGCAGCCAGAACACACG GCTGGACTCGCCAACCAAATCCAAGGTCATCTACACGGCAGCCAGCACTGAGAACACCGCATAA
- the LOC116437574 gene encoding gamma-secretase subunit Aph-1b-like: MTLAVFFGCTFIAFGPAFGLFIFTIARDPLRIIILIAGAFFWLVSLLLSSLIWFIAVKASDPQDERLQKGLLIFGVMFSVLLQEAFRFLYYKLLRKAIEGLVALSEDGCSPISIQQMAYVAGVGFGLMSGAFSMINLLADALGPGTVGIHGDSQLYFLTSAFMTMVLIFLHTFWGILFFHGCEHRRWWEIAAVVIMHLTVSGSSFCNPLYVGSLVPSYLLMAAAAAWAYLLSGGSAQNLRRFLLCLRSGASPQPGS; this comes from the exons ATGACGCTCGCCGTCTTCTTCGGGTGCACCTTCATCGCCTTCGGGCCCGCGTTCGGCCTCTTCATCTTCACCATCGCCCGCGACCCGCTCCGCATCATCATCCTCATCGCCGG GGCTTTCTTCTGGCTGGTGTCGCTGCTGCTCTCGTCCCTCATCTGGTTCATCGCAGTGAAAGCCAGCGATCCCCAGGATGAGCGGCTGCAGAAGGGGCTCCTGATTTTTGGGGTGATGttctctgtgctgcttcagGAGGCCTTCCGCTTCCTTTACTACAAGCTCCTCAG GAAGGCCATCGAGGGGCTGGTGGCCCTCAGTGAGGACGGCTGCTCCCCCATTTCCATTCAGCAAATGGCATATG TGGCTGGCGTGGGCTTTGGTCTCATGAGCGGCGCCTTCTCCATGATCAATCTCCTGGCAGACGCGTTAGGGCCTGGCACTGTGGGCATCCATGGGGATTCACAGCTGTATTTCCTGACCTCAG CTTTTATGACCATGGTGCTGATTTTCCTTCACACCTTCTGGGGGATCCTCTTCTTTCATGGCTGCGAGCACCGACGCTGGTGGGAGATCGCAGCGGTCGTTATCATGCATCTCACTGTTTCGGGGTCG TCGTTTTGCAACCCCCTGTACGTGGGCAGCCTGGTGCCCTCCTACCTGCTGATggctgctgccgctgcctgggcGTACCTGCTCTCGGGGGGATCTGCGCAGAACCTGCGGCGCTTCCTGCTCT GTTTACGGAGTGGAGCCAGCCCCCAGCCAGGATCCTGA
- the CA9 gene encoding carbonic anhydrase 9 isoform X2 translates to MNRAALRVSLLLPLLLLPALGRAGSDSESDQEHGGEEPPHSPGKGHSHWSYEDLKHWSTDYSDCGGTKQSPINVDTAQATFSPDLRPIQLSGYSLPANKQLKLKNNGHTVVLELPESLALTGGYAQQYRAVQLHLHWGSPLGPGSEHTINGRRFPAEIHVVHYNTKYDSFTEAMVHPDGLAVLGAFLEVGHGENQYYHEILKHLFEIQEVGQETLVPGFNIAGLLPANLKLYFHYNGSLTTPPCYQTVKWTIFNQTMLLSHNQMSMLVSSLRTDDDKLLQSNYRPVQNLHGRRVLASFQTTPLVKHAPGSDDSATAGWTRQPNPRSSTRQPALRTPHKLHTSVAVPAPQAQPATPPPLTPIPGQGRPVLQHPLAAQAAHMHCLSRGSIWSQ, encoded by the exons ATGAACCGCGCCGCGCTGCGGGTCTCGCTCCTTCtcccgctcctgctcctgcccgcCCTGGGCCGTGCCGGCTCCGACAGCGAGAGCGACCAGGAACACGGCGGCGAGGAGCCCCCGCATTCCCCGGGGAAAG gcCACAGCCACTGGAGCTATGAAG ACCTAAAGCACTGGAGTACGGACTACTCGGACTGCGGGGGCACCAAGCAGTCGCCCATCAATGTTGACACAGCTCAGGCCACCTTCAGCCCTGACCTGCGGCCAATCCAGCTCTCTGGCTACAGCCTGCCTGCCAACAAGCAGCTCAAGCTCAAGAACAATGGGCACACAG TTGTCCTTGAGCTGCCTGAGTCCCTGGCCCTCACTGGTGGCTATGCCCAGCAGTACcgagctgtgcagctgcaccTGCACTGGGGCTCCCCACTGGGACCTGGCTCAGAGCACACCATCAATGGGCGACGCTTTCCTGCTGAG ATCCATGTGGTCCACTACAACACCAAGTACGACAGCTTTACAGAGGCAATGGTTCACCCAGATGGCCTGGCTGTACTGGGAGCCTTTCTGGAG GTTGGGCACGGGGAGAACCAGTACTACCATGAAATACTAAAGCATCTGTTCGAAATCCAAGAAGTGG GACAGGAAACATTGGTGCCTGGATTCAACATTGCAGGTCTGCTGCCTGCCAACCTGAAACTCTACTTCCACTATAATGGCTCTCTGACCACCCCTCCCTGCTACCAGACAGTCAAATGGACAATCTTCAACCAGACCATGCTGCTTTCTCATAACCAG ATGTCAATGCTGGTTTCAAGCCTGAGAACCGATGATGACAAGCTTTTGCAAAGCAACTACCGGCCAGTGCAGAACCTGCATGGGCGACGGGTGCTGGCGAGTTTCCAGACCACCCCTTTGGTGAAGCATGCTCCTG GTAGCGATGATTCAGCAACAGCAG GCTGGACTCGCCAACCAAATCCAAGGTCATCTACACGGCAGCCAGCACTGAGAACACCGCATAAACTCCACACCTCTGTGGcagtcccagccccacaggctcAGCCTGCCACCCCACCTCCCCTCACTCCCATCCCAGGTCAAGGAAGACCAGTGCTCCAGCATCCCTTGGCTGCACAAGCTGCCCACATGCACTGTTTGTCTAGGGGCAGCATTTGGTCCCAATAG